The following coding sequences lie in one Lolium perenne isolate Kyuss_39 chromosome 2, Kyuss_2.0, whole genome shotgun sequence genomic window:
- the LOC127331524 gene encoding peroxidase 70: MASSLSALLLLCLAASASAQLSPKFYARSCPKLLGTIKGVVTAAVRNEARMGASLLRLHFHDCFVQGCDASVLLSDTATFTGEQGAAPNNASIRGMGVIDNIKARVEALCPQTVSCADILAVAARDSVVALGGPSWNVPLGRRDSTTASLALANSDLPPPSFNVSDLISNFAAKGLGVTDLVALSGAHTIGQSQCKNFRDRLYNDSNIDTAFAASLKGNCPRPTGSGDANLAALDTTTPISFDNAYYRNLQSQKGLLHSDQVLLNGAGSRRTRTLVGTYASTPSRFGRDFAVAMVKMGNISPLTGSQGQIRRSCSRVN; this comes from the exons ATGGCCTCGTCTCTGTCAGCATTGCTGCTCCTGTGCCTAGCGGCGTCAGCCTCGGCGCAGCTGTCGCCTAAGTTCTACGCGAGGTCGTGCCCCAAGTTGCTGGGCACCATCAAGGGCGTCGTGACCGCCGCCGTGAGGAACGAGGCCCGCATGGGGGCGTCGCTGCTCCGGCTGCACTTCCACGACTGCTTTGTCCAA GGGTGTGACGCATCCGTACTGCTGAGCGACACGGCCACCTTCACCGgtgagcagggtgccgccccgaaCAACGCGTCGATCAGAGGCATGGGCGTCATCGACAACATCAAGGCTCGGGTCGAGGCCTTGTGCCCGCAGACCGTCTCCTGCGCCGACATTCTCGCCGTCGCTGCTCGCGACTCCGTCGTCGCC TTGGGAGGCCCTTCCTGGAATGTTCCTCTGGGAAGGAGGGACTCGACGACGGCGAGCCTGGCTCTCGCCAACAGCGACCTGCCACCGCCATCCTTCAACGTCTCCGACCTGATCTCCAACTTCGCCGCCAAGGGGCTCGGCGTGACTGACTTGGTCGCCCTCTCCGGCGCGCACACGATCGGGCAGTCACAGTGCAAGAACTTCAGGGACAGGCTCTACAACGATTCCAACATCGACACAGCCTTCGCCGCGTCGCTCAAGGGAAACTGCCCCCGACCGACCGGCTCCGGCGACGCCAACCTGGCGGCGCTGGACACGACGACGCCCATCTCGTTCGACAACGCATACTACAGGAACCTTCAGTCCCAGAAGGGACTCCTGCACTCCGACCAGGTGCTGCTCAACGGCGCCGGTAGCCGTCGCACCCGCACACTGGTCGGGACATACGCGTCCACGCCGTCGCGGTTCGGCAGGGACTTCGCTGTGGCCATGGTGAAGATGGGGAACATCAGCCCGCTCACCGGCTCGCAGGGGCAGATCAGGCGCAGCTGCTCCAGGGTGAACTAA